Within the Arachis duranensis cultivar V14167 chromosome 10, aradu.V14167.gnm2.J7QH, whole genome shotgun sequence genome, the region ATTTGAACCTTTTTCTTTGTCAACACTTGATTTAGGCTTGTAAGTTACTGTTCTTGATATCAAGGCTGAGGGTTTCTTATCCTTCATGCTCTTTATCCTTTTGTTtgtgtttataattttatttatttatttattgctgTTCTGTTCAAGGTCCTGATTGGAAAAGTTACAGAAAATAAACCTACTGCTTCTTCAGTGTTGATGTGGCCAAAGACATACAATTCTGTTGTAGAGGATTGTGTCTCATCTTAATTCTCAATTAGCTGGTGCTGTAGTAACTCCAAAGATCTTAAGTGAAACTTTTTGGTGGTTTATTCACGCGTACAGGTAAGGTCTCTTTCCATGTGAGCTCTTCTCTGTGTGTATGCGCACCCCTTTTATTATATCCAGTAAATGTCTGATACAACTTTTAAGCACTCGTTAAACAATCAGaatttcaattatttattttagaaaatgcAAATGGTGTTGTGCTTTGACTGCACAAACACTGCCTATATTTCATAGTTAACTAGCCTTAAATAGATATCCCAGTAATTTCGCCGGAAAAAAATTGATGATTATTGCCTTTTCTTTTGGGTGAAAAAGAAGGAACATTAGTATGTTTTTTCAATTGGCCAAGTTGTCATCTATGAACTATGATACAGGAGCTGAAAACAAATGGCATATGTGATTGATTGATCATTTAGTTAGTGATTCTCTAATCTTTCACCTGTTTCAAATTTGTGGTGTTACTCAGTTTCTCCATGAAGACTTGGAGGCAATTTATTGGACTGTGTATATATTTGTTGGTGTGGAGTTCATTTATATCATCTCCTGTAAGCTATCTCATATCCTCTCAGTTAATTTGTCTCttactctcttctctctccAATAGTATTTATTTtcctatcaaaataaaaaatacattacatGTTTGTTTAGTGCAATTCAGAATTTTAGATCATACCTATACAGATCTGTCAGTTGTGCTTGGTCTATTACCTTCTTGGTTTTGTACTTTTGTACCCTTTAAAGTGAGAATCTTGTAAATCAAGGAATGGGATCTACACTCAATGcaatatatttatacaaatgtaaacaatttttttttaattttttcagtgTAAGAATTCTCATTTTGGAGAATTCTAGCCCAAGTCACTTCTGAAAGACAAAAGCAATAATCGAATTTTACGATTATTATCTTTGATACACACGAAAGAATTCAATGCAATCATGCTCGTGCTCATATAGACATCCACATCATgcccttattttcttttaattttggcaAATCGTGTTTTGCAATTCTAGATTGTGGATTCTGCAAATTCAAACTTCAACAGTGGAAATGAAAGAACCTTTCATCCCGTCAAGAAATTTGTGATGCAATCTTATTTTGACAGGCACATAGAATTACATGATTCagtttttgataattttatatctCAAGAAGACAATGTTGGTTTGTGTCAAGTGCTTCCAGAAAACCATGATTTTGTGCCAAGATTGTCAGTTCTGAAGCGAGATCTTATTGGCGAAGGTTCTCATCGTCATGTGTCTACGTTACTAAAATTTCAATCTCAGCAATTAGAGTCTTCGTCCCAACTTCTAAGCTCCTCGTGTGACTTCATAATTATTGAAAGACTACCTACCGGGGTTTTTGCTGATCCATTTGAACTACAGCGACTTGTTCAGCGTGGTGGTATATACTTTACATGCTTcagaataaaaaggaaaagaaattcaTAGTTTCAGGACtatccttttttttaaaaaaaacctaATTTTTAGGCACAAAAATGGACTATCTCATTTTTTCATGCCAATgaactttttttctttccttgcaGTCTTCAATGATGTTGATGTCTTTGGTGATACAAATCTGGAACTTCCTTCCTTCTTGTCTAATCGTTCTGCTGTTGAAATACATTTGGTTgttgacccaaataaatttctagaGCCAACTGATATCAACATTGAGCTTCCATTGCATGCGCGATATCAAGTAAGAGGCTATTAAGTTCAATTACCCTTCTTTTTTAGTGCCATTTTCAATTAGCTCCGtgtagttatatattttttaatctaatgttttaaaaaaataaaacttatagtataGTCTTTCATTTGCTATGATATAAAGATGGGAAagtcatttttttctatttgctTCTGTTATTCACTGGTGCTATATACGGCGCAGGGGTGGAGCTAGGTTGAATTTTTAGGGAGGggccaaaaattaattttgcaaNNNNNNNNNNNNNNNNNNNNNNNNNNNNNNNNNNNNNNNNNNNNNNNGGGGAGGGGAGAGAGAAAAAGGGGGGGGGGGCATTGCCCCCCTTTTGTTGCATGAGGCTCCCTGATATGTGGTAATACTCTACTGTTATCGGTTCTAGTAGTGTTGAGTGGCAATGGCATCCTTTCTTGTTTTGAAAGTTCTGGAAGcacaaataaaatttcaaaatatttattgtcCAAGTGGAATTTAACCCCATCTGAAAATGAGAAATGCTATTGAGTCAGAAAATATTTGTGGAAATCTTCAATAGAAATAATGAGTTATTGGATGAAATGAGGTGACAGTATCTACTTAGTCATTAATAATCAATAGCATATCTATTCATTAggataatttaattttactagTAGTCTTAAAACTTCTAACATCTTCGTAGTTGTAACAtggaaaagaacaaaaattagtTTTCTTTGAATATTAGACTATTCTTGTGTTGCCTGATTTTCTTTCCTTCCTTCTCCTTCTATTGCAGCCTCTAAATGAAAGTGGCTACTCCACAGTTGAACTTGGTATGCCTGATATTCTGGTGCGCTGCAGCACAAAGGAAAGGtcagaaaatcaaaattatttctTCAAATTGACCAACAATGATGCTGATGTTATGTATGAAGCTGATGTTCTTTGGAGAATTCCTTCTGGGAAAAAGGCACATTCTAACCTAGTCTTTGTCATTACATTTAGTGTAGCCTTGTTATCAACTCTTGTAATTTTTCTCTCGTCATTAGAATATTCTAAGAGCAGAGTGAGAAAAGATTCCAAGCAATCTTAGAAGTTCTTCCGCCAAGAATTCTGGGTATTGATTATAGTGTCTTGTCCCTTCTTTTATGGGTATTGACAAAGTTTAGGTGGCTTTAATATTGGTCAGTCAACCAAGGTCAGAGTGTATGTCTGTGCTTATGAAAAGAGTGTTCATAGCAATAGAAACTAGAAAGGACTCGAATCCACATTCTTTTGAGATATGTTCTGAACATTGACTTCTTTGCTGACTCTCCTTTACAGTATATCTCGTCTATAATAACCCCCAGGCATGATTTGGGTGAAAATTGCTATTACTACCCTTACAATGGCTAGGATGGATTTCTATATGTCTCTTCATCCGTGTTAATTCTTTGGAAACTCTTCGGCGAAGAGTGAAGATTCTAACTAAATTTGTAGacgatttttttctattataaaacGAGTAATCTTCACTCTTCATTGAAAGGTACAATGCACCATAACATTATCCTAATTCTTCCCCAAGACCCCTATGAAACACGACATAATGAATTGTCTATAGCCTGTCTTCTTATGCTACTGGTTCCAAACAAGGCCTAAAAAGGAATCGAGTTGTccagaccaaaaaaaaaaaagaagcctAAAACTTTCAACTTACAGCAATATTCTAATGGATGAACCCAATCTTATTAGGTTAGTAGTGGTGGGTCCTGTAATATTATATGTACATTAAAATCAaccattaatataaaaaaaatactgcTGTAAAAGGTTTTGTAACAACTTAAATTGCAGATAAAAATTGTGTTATGTCCCTAACAATTTTTTATGTGATAACCAATTTTTTTGGTCAACAAATGTAATTGCAGGTATAGTCCACCATTACATGTAACTTTAGTgaattatgttatatatatactaaaattaattagtataaaatctacatttatttatatataaatatattagtaattaattttaatgaatgattttaatatataaatagtatttttattagtcGCATAATCAGTCTTTACCAGCTCATTGGCTGAAATAAATGGTCATTGCCTGCggctttattattattaagattTAGTGTGTAGTTTCTTTGCCTCTTATGTTATATCTTTTGAGATTGTGGTAGCGAAGTTGTTCTTGAACCTATTATACATTATAGTAGAAGCAGCATATTATTATGAGATTTTTCTCGTTATTTTCTATAACTTGTTTAGGAATATTCCAAGCAATATAAATAGCCTTAATATATATACTACTTGTTTCTTTGAGGTGGCCCGCTATGGTTTTCTTACAAGCTTATTGAATTGATTCAATGCGCAACAATTTCACTATCAACTACTATAAACAAGCTAAGTCAACTTAATTAACGACAACTCATCTTTGTTTTTTTGCTAAAATAAAGTGCAATGATAATGAATTTTGCTTGGTCGAAAAATGAGAGTATACAAAGTAGTAATTTCATTTTTAGAGGCAACTTATGCTGCTTCTTCATTCTTTTCCCATTAGCTAATGATGCGCACTGTCTTAGAAATTGGAATATGCATCAATCAAAGGCACATTCATAGAATCATATATGGTAGCTAGCTtataaaaatttacataaaatataagtttttaatatatttaatatgtatttattaaagtaaaaatttgcAATAATTTTAgccataattttaatatatacttttaGAATAGATGttaatattatcaataattaattttttttagaaaaaatatataatttaaatttttaatatttcattttctatgtatttattaaagtaaataaaattcaaaaacttttGTTACTAATATACGCTTAATAAACACAAATTAATAACCCTACAGGGAAAGTGTTTCTTcatgaatttttttcaaacaaaaaaaaaaatgtgttcCATACTTCCATCTTTCTCATGAAACTTGAGCATGAAACAAGGGTTAATTAAGGCCCAAAGAAAAGTAGGAAATGGATAGAGGCCCAACAAAGCAACAAATCTGTAgtacttaattaaaaatcatcACCCGCTCTATCCTgtccaaaaatgaaaaaacatcCACTTATGTCCAAAACGAAAAGTTTTCTCAAATAATgtccaattttttttgtcaacaaAAACCCCTTTTTTCTGGTTTCGTGATAAAATTATGCTGTAGACCAGTGACGgatccaaaaaattttgatagtaagggtaaaatatatatagcatgataaaaatttttataataaaaatattacgttaacataaaaaaattagctaTCAAATTATCTACTAtaaatttgtgtataaatacaaatatcatttaacttatttttaatatgtattttgtgttttaaaatttgtattttaagatttattctGTATAagtgattattttatatatacatagcaTAATTgttgatataattatattttgttattgtaaaatatgattaggtttcaaaatatctaattacaaattaaaatactaaaatagtaatttaaataataacatataatttaaaatttaattttttatatttatattttaaaaccttgacaatataattaaaatgtcttttttttgtatatatcgttaaacaattatttaaaacTCAACTTTCATGCCATTAGCTCTTGATGATATTTATAGTTGAAAAAGTTTATTCAATTAGTGTAGTTATTATGGAAAAAAACTaaagctaattttaaaaatagaaacacGAATGGATAGATAATATTCTTTCGAGTCGATTTCTAAGAAAGAACATTAATcttatttaaatatgaaaattgaTCATTATAATGGACATCTAATATGATGTTCTCAAATTGGCTATCAAGTGTCGaaagttgaataaaaaattattatgggatcaaatttaataatttagtaggggtaaataaatattattattatatactacttaataaaatttcaaattgtaGTGGGGGCGCTTGCCCTCATACCCTAAGAAGTGGATCCGTCCCTAGTGTGGACAATTGAGGTTAAGGAGTCCCTTTTTTATTGTATTGAAAAATTGCGTAGAAGATTGAGGAGtcctttcaatttaatttctaaattgagaaattctccacatacaagcgttttttatacaagtctttacaagtacaccttcttcttcttgcgcacgttcttcttcctcttcctcctcttcttcttcttttcttttgtttcttgccttctctttctccttcttcaaccaTTACTGCATGTTTTCactgcaccttcttcttcttcttcttgctgcacgttcttcttcctcttcctctttgtcttcttcttcttttctttcgtttcttgccttctctttctccttcttcaaccaTTACTGCACGTTTTCattgcaccttcttcttctcttcttttgtttcttgtcttctctttctccttcttcatttacgtacttttttctctattttttttcttcgttattctcgatttccattatttttttacatcaaactctgaaatcgtttttaaagaagaagcagcagcagatgaagaggagaaagagaaagagttataaattatgcataaggtgtacttcaacaaattttgggtgtagtttttgtaatcctttgggtgtatttctgtaatcctttgggtgtatttctataatcgtttgggtgaattcctgtaatcgtttgggtgtatttctataattctttgggtgtatttctgtaatcgtttgagtgtatttctgtaatcatttgggtg harbors:
- the LOC107468647 gene encoding uncharacterized protein LOC107468647; translation: MKTWRQFIGLCIYLLVWSSFISSPIVDSANSNFNSGNERTFHPVKKFVMQSYFDRHIELHDSVFDNFISQEDNVGLCQVLPENHDFVPRLSVLKRDLIGEGSHRHVSTLLKFQSQQLESSSQLLSSSCDFIIIERLPTGVFADPFELQRLVQRGVFNDVDVFGDTNLELPSFLSNRSAVEIHLVVDPNKFLEPTDINIELPLHARYQPLNESGYSTVELGMPDILVRCSTKERSENQNYFFKLTNNDADVMYEADVLWRIPSGKKAHSNLVFVITFSVALLSTLVIFLSSLEYSKSRVRKDSKQS